In Rhodothermus marinus DSM 4252, a single genomic region encodes these proteins:
- a CDS encoding porin: MRTRLTGGILALIALLLWTLPAAGQDKDQPKNEGPVVHGFIRPDWVIQNVDDPFRDDLRIYHFLSRTRVFLKGTYEGVRYRVELGLSGPEAEIPVSRSGFWGMPQILQDFYADVPFPGVENVYVRLGQFKVPAGAEGLTYSADMPFVERSIAQKFVGLLRDYGAALHAYPSENVSLALAVQTGLGRSIPNRYLPEVFGFPFVTARVQFGPNQGHDLFRLKPMPSGDELEVRLGANITYYKDVLAGHSTALRVWNKEKPILLQSGWNTYIDQREAGHLKAGELLIGGGDIALGYPTAQGALWLEGQVTYGQYKNDFGDVAVTAVRAQATYSLEAVAFGLRYALVQLDDLGGAAVGDDPIHEVTPMLTYRLQKNVKIILDGSILLDVPVAVEDGVGVYVLTDHPEEIGMETIERQNVINLRAAVQINF; encoded by the coding sequence ATGCGTACACGGTTAACCGGTGGCATCCTGGCGCTGATCGCGCTGCTGTTGTGGACCCTGCCGGCCGCAGGCCAGGATAAAGACCAGCCGAAAAACGAAGGGCCGGTGGTACACGGCTTCATCCGGCCCGACTGGGTCATCCAGAACGTGGACGACCCGTTCCGGGATGACCTGCGGATCTATCACTTTCTGAGCCGGACCCGCGTCTTCCTGAAGGGGACTTACGAGGGCGTGCGGTATCGGGTCGAGCTGGGGCTCTCGGGTCCGGAGGCCGAAATCCCGGTCTCGCGTTCGGGCTTCTGGGGCATGCCGCAGATCCTGCAGGACTTCTATGCGGATGTGCCCTTCCCGGGCGTCGAGAACGTCTATGTCCGGCTGGGCCAGTTCAAGGTGCCGGCCGGGGCCGAAGGGCTGACCTACTCGGCCGACATGCCCTTCGTGGAACGCTCGATCGCGCAGAAGTTCGTGGGGCTGCTGCGGGACTACGGCGCGGCGCTGCACGCCTATCCGAGCGAGAACGTCTCGCTGGCGCTGGCCGTGCAGACCGGTCTGGGTCGGAGCATCCCGAACCGGTATCTGCCCGAGGTGTTCGGCTTTCCGTTCGTGACGGCGCGCGTGCAGTTCGGTCCGAACCAGGGGCATGACCTCTTCCGGCTCAAGCCGATGCCCTCCGGCGACGAACTGGAGGTGCGCCTGGGCGCCAACATTACCTATTACAAAGACGTGCTTGCCGGGCACTCGACGGCACTGCGCGTCTGGAACAAGGAAAAGCCCATCCTGCTGCAGAGCGGATGGAACACCTACATCGACCAGCGTGAGGCCGGTCATCTGAAGGCCGGGGAGCTGCTCATCGGTGGCGGCGACATCGCGCTGGGCTATCCGACCGCGCAGGGAGCGCTCTGGCTGGAGGGCCAGGTCACCTACGGGCAGTACAAGAACGACTTCGGCGATGTGGCCGTGACGGCCGTCCGCGCGCAGGCCACCTACAGCCTGGAGGCCGTCGCCTTCGGTCTGCGCTACGCGCTGGTGCAGCTCGACGATCTGGGTGGCGCGGCCGTGGGCGACGATCCGATCCACGAAGTGACGCCCATGCTGACCTACCGGCTGCAGAAGAACGTTAAGATCATCCTGGACGGTAGCATTCTGCTGGATGTGCCGGTGGCCGTGGAAGACGGCGTGGGTGTCTATGTGCTGACGGATCACCCCGAAGAAATCGGGATGGAGACGATCGAGCGGCAGAACGTGATCAACCTGCGGGCGGCCGTGCAGATCAACTTCTGA
- the porQ gene encoding type IX secretion system protein PorQ gives MKTWRFLPVLWLCLVPLVRAQEAPLGGFAFLRLSPSARVTALGETPATVADDDVTLFLLNPALLQPAQHRQLQVSYLNHVGDIRAGTIAYGWHRRGLGTLGLALRFLDWGAIDEADLEGNRNGTFRPIDLALTAGLGRAAGPSLHYGASLHLIHTTLADRRATALALDAGVRYELPEHLLTIGASLHHLGVTLQTLGTTPDRLPFDVRLGLRKRLRYLPLQLTLTAYDLPHFWQSPENQTWLGRLFYHLNFGAELGAGRSFQLRFGYSYRRHEMLKIRPRLDLAGFNAGFGLRLAGLYFDYAFSSWSSLGTLHHLTVQTRL, from the coding sequence ATGAAAACCTGGCGATTCCTGCCGGTGCTCTGGTTGTGCCTGGTCCCCCTGGTTCGAGCGCAGGAGGCCCCGCTGGGCGGCTTTGCCTTCCTGCGCCTGTCGCCCTCGGCTCGCGTGACCGCGCTGGGCGAGACACCGGCCACCGTCGCCGACGACGACGTGACGCTGTTTCTGCTGAATCCGGCCCTGCTCCAGCCCGCGCAGCACCGCCAATTGCAGGTGAGCTACCTGAACCACGTGGGCGACATCCGCGCCGGTACGATCGCCTACGGCTGGCACCGACGCGGGCTCGGGACGCTCGGCCTGGCCCTGCGCTTTCTGGACTGGGGTGCCATCGACGAGGCCGACCTGGAAGGCAACCGCAACGGCACCTTCCGGCCCATCGACCTGGCGCTGACGGCGGGCCTTGGACGTGCTGCCGGTCCATCGCTGCACTACGGCGCCAGCCTGCACCTGATCCACACGACGCTGGCCGACCGGCGGGCGACGGCCCTGGCGCTGGACGCCGGCGTCCGCTACGAGCTGCCCGAGCACCTGCTGACGATCGGCGCCAGCCTGCACCACCTGGGCGTCACGCTCCAGACGCTGGGAACCACCCCCGACCGCCTGCCCTTCGACGTGCGCCTGGGCCTGCGCAAGCGCCTGCGCTATCTCCCCCTGCAGCTGACCCTGACCGCCTACGACCTGCCCCATTTCTGGCAAAGCCCGGAAAATCAGACCTGGCTCGGGCGTCTGTTCTATCACCTGAACTTCGGGGCCGAACTGGGCGCCGGTCGTTCCTTTCAACTGCGCTTCGGCTACAGCTATCGCCGCCACGAAATGCTCAAAATCCGTCCCCGGCTGGACCTGGCCGGCTTCAACGCGGGCTTCGGACTACGCCTTGCCGGGCTGTACTTCGACTATGCCTTCAGCTCCTGGTCCTCGCTGGGCACGCTCCATCATCTGACCGTCCAGACGCGGCTATAA
- a CDS encoding xylulokinase, which yields MLLLGFDVGSSFIKGALVEAESGRVLAAVTVPEQELKIESIHPGWAEQDPEQWWQCVQQAVAALRGRHPFDPEAVGGIGISYQMHGLVLIDREGRVLRPAIIWCDSRAVPVGERAFQELGPERCLRHLLNSPGNFTAAKLRWVLENEPDIYRRAYKWLLPGDYVAFRMTGEPTTTVSGLSEGIFWDFLEEKPAFWLLDHLGIDHALMPRLVPTFGRQGELTREAAAALGLRPGTPVTYRAGDQPNNAFSLGVLHPGEAATTAGTSGVIYAVDDTPRYDPQTRVNTFVHVNHTPEQRHYGILLCLNGTGILYRWLRQDLLGGTLSYEAMNEQAASVPVGADGVRVLPFGNGAERMLRNRNLGASVHGLDFNRHGRAHLLRAAKEGIVFALAYGLEVIRGMGLAVEKVRAGRANLFLSPLFGRIYATVNRTVVELYDTDGAAGAARGAGVGAGVYASPEAAFQGVPPVATIEPDPSWQEPYAEAYHHWAEILSRQLQTAD from the coding sequence ATGTTATTGCTGGGTTTCGACGTCGGCAGTTCGTTCATCAAAGGGGCCCTGGTTGAAGCGGAGTCCGGGCGTGTGCTGGCGGCTGTAACGGTTCCCGAACAGGAATTAAAGATTGAATCGATTCATCCCGGCTGGGCCGAGCAGGATCCGGAGCAGTGGTGGCAGTGCGTGCAGCAGGCCGTGGCCGCATTGCGCGGGCGCCATCCGTTCGATCCCGAAGCGGTCGGTGGCATCGGCATCTCCTACCAGATGCACGGGCTGGTGCTGATCGACCGGGAGGGGCGCGTGCTGCGCCCGGCCATCATCTGGTGCGACAGCCGGGCCGTGCCTGTCGGCGAACGCGCCTTTCAGGAGCTGGGGCCAGAACGCTGCCTGCGCCACCTGCTCAACAGTCCCGGCAACTTTACGGCCGCCAAGCTGCGCTGGGTGCTTGAAAACGAGCCGGACATCTATCGCCGGGCCTACAAGTGGCTGCTTCCGGGCGACTATGTGGCCTTTCGCATGACCGGCGAGCCGACCACCACCGTTTCGGGCCTTTCGGAAGGGATCTTCTGGGACTTCCTGGAAGAAAAGCCCGCCTTCTGGCTGCTGGACCATCTGGGGATCGACCATGCGCTCATGCCGCGTCTGGTGCCCACCTTCGGCCGACAGGGTGAGCTGACGCGGGAAGCGGCCGCGGCGCTGGGCCTTCGACCCGGCACGCCGGTCACCTACCGGGCCGGCGATCAGCCGAACAACGCCTTCTCGCTGGGGGTGCTGCATCCGGGCGAGGCGGCCACGACGGCCGGCACCTCGGGCGTCATCTACGCCGTGGACGACACGCCGCGCTACGATCCCCAGACCCGCGTCAACACGTTCGTGCACGTCAACCACACGCCCGAGCAGCGCCACTACGGCATTCTGCTGTGCCTGAACGGCACGGGCATCCTCTACCGCTGGCTCCGACAGGACCTGCTGGGCGGCACGTTGAGCTACGAAGCGATGAACGAACAGGCCGCTTCGGTGCCGGTCGGCGCCGACGGCGTGCGTGTGCTGCCCTTCGGCAACGGGGCCGAGCGCATGCTCCGCAACCGAAACCTCGGCGCTTCGGTGCACGGGCTCGACTTCAACCGCCACGGCCGGGCGCATCTGCTCCGGGCGGCCAAAGAAGGGATCGTGTTCGCGCTGGCCTACGGCCTCGAAGTGATCCGCGGCATGGGACTGGCCGTCGAGAAGGTCCGGGCCGGACGCGCCAACCTGTTTCTGAGTCCGCTTTTTGGACGGATCTACGCGACCGTCAACCGAACGGTCGTGGAGCTGTACGACACGGACGGAGCGGCCGGTGCCGCCCGGGGGGCGGGCGTCGGGGCCGGCGTGTACGCCTCGCCCGAAGCGGCTTTCCAGGGCGTGCCACCGGTGGCCACGATCGAGCCCGATCCGTCCTGGCAGGAACCCTATGCGGAAGCCTACCACCACTGGGCTGAAATCCTCTCCCGTCAACTTCAAACGGCTGACTGA
- a CDS encoding YceI family protein encodes MNRILRTTWILALGLLLPLGGRAQPVVLTFETEGSTFRVTGTSTLHDWECAVTDWRGRIELGQAGELASLQATEVVVPVAAISCKNGTMDRKMREALKAEDHPEIRFVLTRVDSVAAVAEGYRLQVQGRLTIAGAEQPVQMQVLARPEDGGWRFQGEQPLSMKVFGIKPPTAMLGTLRTGDEVVVHFDVVARPTSGNP; translated from the coding sequence ATGAACAGAATACTTCGGACGACCTGGATTCTGGCCCTGGGGCTGCTGCTCCCGCTTGGAGGGCGGGCGCAGCCGGTAGTGCTGACCTTCGAGACGGAGGGGAGCACGTTTCGCGTGACGGGCACCTCGACGCTGCACGACTGGGAATGCGCGGTGACGGACTGGCGGGGCCGGATCGAGCTGGGGCAGGCTGGTGAGCTGGCCTCGCTGCAGGCGACGGAGGTGGTGGTGCCCGTGGCGGCCATTTCGTGCAAGAACGGCACGATGGATCGCAAAATGCGGGAGGCGCTGAAGGCGGAAGACCATCCGGAGATTCGCTTTGTGCTGACGCGGGTCGATTCGGTGGCGGCCGTAGCGGAGGGCTATCGGCTCCAGGTGCAGGGACGGCTGACGATCGCCGGTGCGGAGCAGCCGGTGCAGATGCAGGTGCTGGCCCGCCCGGAAGACGGCGGCTGGCGCTTTCAGGGGGAGCAGCCCCTTTCGATGAAGGTCTTCGGGATCAAGCCGCCGACGGCCATGCTGGGCACGCTTCGGACGGGCGACGAGGTGGTCGTGCACTTCGACGTGGTGGCGCGCCCGACTTCCGGCAACCCGTAA
- a CDS encoding YceI family protein, whose amino-acid sequence MRVIGLLSAVLFLLGFRGTPCYVPDPVASRVWIEGRSTVNRFTCTAAQVEGVGEVEAGRAVQARLVVPVRAFDCGKQAMNRDLQEALQADRFPEIRFKLSEVAVLEAPAADSARLEVVGALTIAGTTRTVRFEAAGQLLASGRARLVGSLPLKLTDFNVKPPTALLGLIRVHDQITVHFDLVVQPVAWRPCAVAAADSLNQP is encoded by the coding sequence ATGCGTGTGATCGGTCTGTTGAGCGCGGTGTTGTTCCTGCTGGGCTTCCGGGGAACGCCCTGCTACGTGCCCGATCCGGTGGCAAGCCGGGTCTGGATCGAGGGACGCTCGACGGTCAACCGCTTTACCTGCACGGCCGCGCAGGTGGAGGGGGTCGGCGAGGTCGAAGCAGGGCGGGCGGTGCAGGCGCGGCTCGTGGTGCCGGTTCGGGCTTTCGACTGCGGCAAGCAGGCCATGAACCGGGACCTGCAGGAGGCGCTCCAGGCCGATCGCTTTCCGGAGATCCGCTTCAAACTGAGCGAGGTGGCCGTGCTGGAGGCGCCCGCGGCCGACTCGGCCCGGCTCGAAGTGGTCGGGGCGCTGACGATCGCCGGCACGACGCGCACCGTGCGCTTCGAAGCGGCGGGGCAGCTGCTGGCATCCGGGCGTGCCCGGCTGGTCGGCTCGCTTCCGCTGAAACTGACCGACTTCAACGTGAAGCCGCCCACCGCGCTGCTGGGATTGATCCGGGTGCACGATCAGATCACGGTACACTTCGACCTGGTCGTGCAGCCCGTGGCGTGGCGGCCGTGCGCGGTAGCCGCGGCGGATTCCCTGAACCAACCCTGA